One part of the Mesorhizobium sp. M4B.F.Ca.ET.058.02.1.1 genome encodes these proteins:
- a CDS encoding iron ABC transporter permease, which yields MQAAVDLIHSGLPAAGRPRRRRSTSWILLAAALVSLLALLPLAFIIWIAVQTGWETVSALIFRPRVGDLLINTILLVALAVPISIVLSVALAWLTERSDLPGARLWAWLSVAPLAIPAFVHSYAWISLVPGLHGLWAGVLVSVIAYFPFLYLPISAALRRLDPALEDAAAALGLGPWRVFARVVLPQLRLAICGGSLLVGLHLLAEYGLYVFIRFDTFTTAIVDQFQSTFNGPAANMLAAVLVTCCFVLLALEVLVRGEERYARVGSGAARQQRRASLGRATLPCLALPAIASLLSLGVPFITIGRWLVAGGAEVWRLDEISLALGQTLFLAMAGALLATIAAMPMAWISIRAPGPLQRLLEGCNYIVGSLPGVVIALALVTITVRVAMPLYQTLFTILFAYALMFLPRALVSLRASIAQAPVELERAASSLGRAPLKALWSTTIRLSAPGAAAGMALVALGIMNELTATQMLAPNGTRTLAMAFWSYSGEIDYASAAPYAFIMVAMSLPLTWLLYVQSKRMAGR from the coding sequence ATGCAAGCGGCGGTCGACCTCATCCATTCGGGCCTGCCGGCGGCGGGGCGCCCGCGACGCCGGCGATCGACGTCCTGGATCCTGCTTGCCGCCGCTTTGGTCTCGCTGCTTGCGCTGCTGCCGCTGGCCTTCATCATCTGGATCGCGGTCCAGACCGGCTGGGAGACGGTCTCGGCGCTGATCTTCCGTCCGCGCGTCGGCGACCTCCTGATCAACACGATCCTGCTGGTGGCGCTGGCGGTTCCGATCTCCATCGTCCTTTCGGTGGCGCTGGCCTGGCTGACCGAGCGCAGCGACCTGCCCGGCGCCCGCCTGTGGGCCTGGCTGTCGGTGGCGCCGCTCGCCATTCCGGCCTTCGTACATTCCTATGCCTGGATCAGCCTGGTGCCGGGACTGCACGGCCTGTGGGCCGGCGTTCTCGTCTCCGTCATCGCCTATTTTCCATTCCTCTATCTGCCCATCTCCGCAGCGCTGCGCCGGCTCGACCCCGCACTGGAGGACGCGGCCGCCGCCCTTGGGCTCGGTCCGTGGCGGGTCTTCGCGCGCGTCGTGCTGCCGCAGCTCAGATTGGCCATTTGCGGCGGTTCGTTGCTGGTCGGCCTGCATCTGTTGGCCGAATACGGCCTCTATGTCTTCATCCGGTTCGACACCTTCACCACGGCGATCGTCGACCAGTTCCAGTCGACCTTCAACGGGCCGGCCGCCAACATGCTCGCCGCCGTGCTGGTGACATGCTGCTTCGTGCTGCTCGCCCTGGAGGTGCTGGTGCGCGGCGAGGAGCGCTATGCCCGCGTCGGCTCTGGGGCGGCCCGCCAGCAGCGGCGCGCCAGCCTCGGCCGCGCCACGCTGCCTTGCCTGGCGCTGCCGGCCATCGCCTCGCTGCTTTCGCTGGGCGTGCCCTTCATCACCATCGGCCGCTGGCTCGTGGCCGGCGGCGCCGAGGTCTGGCGCCTCGACGAAATCAGCCTGGCACTCGGCCAGACGCTGTTCCTGGCGATGGCCGGCGCGCTGCTCGCCACCATCGCCGCCATGCCGATGGCCTGGATTTCGATCCGCGCGCCAGGGCCGCTGCAGCGCCTGCTCGAGGGCTGCAATTATATCGTCGGCTCGCTGCCCGGCGTCGTCATCGCGTTGGCGCTGGTTACCATAACCGTGCGCGTCGCCATGCCGCTCTACCAGACGCTCTTCACCATCCTCTTCGCCTACGCGCTGATGTTCCTGCCGCGCGCTTTGGTCAGCCTCAGGGCTTCGATCGCGCAGGCGCCGGTCGAGCTCGAACGCGCCGCCTCGAGCCTCGGCAGGGCGCCGCTCAAGGCACTGTGGTCGACGACCATCCGGCTTTCAGCGCCGGGTGCCGCCGCCGGCATGGCGCTTGTGGCGCTCGGCATCATGAACGAACTCACCGCCACCCAGATGCTGGCGCCGAACGGCACCCGCACGCTGGCCATGGCCTTCTGGTCCTACAGCGGCGAGATCGATTATGCCTCGGCCGCCCCCTATGCCTTCATCATGGTGGCGATGTCGCTGCCGCTGACCTGGCTGCTCTATGTCCAGTCGAAGAGGATGGCCGGACGATGA
- a CDS encoding iron ABC transporter substrate-binding protein: MRIALSTLAGATVLALGLFAAPAIAEDAGIVVYNAQHESLAKEWAAGFTKETGIKVTLRNGGDSDFSNQIVAEGAASPADVFLTENSPAMALVEAAGLFAPVDADTLAQVPQEYQPATGKWVGVAARSTVFAYDKTKLKEDQLPKSLIDLADPSWKGRWAASPSGADFQAIVSALLQLKGEPATTDWLKAMKENFTAYKGNNTVMKAVNAGEIEGGVIYHYYYFGDQAKTGENSKNVALHYFKNQDPGAFVSISGGGVLASSKYPKEAQAFLKWVTGKGGQDVLKNGTSFEYAVGKGADSNPKLVPLADLQAPKVDPTTLNSKKVTDLMTAAGLL; encoded by the coding sequence ATGAGAATAGCCCTTTCCACGCTTGCCGGCGCCACGGTGCTGGCGCTCGGCCTGTTTGCCGCCCCGGCCATTGCCGAGGATGCCGGCATCGTCGTCTACAACGCCCAGCACGAGAGCCTGGCCAAGGAATGGGCAGCTGGCTTCACCAAGGAAACCGGCATCAAGGTCACGCTGCGCAATGGCGGCGACAGCGATTTCTCCAACCAGATCGTCGCCGAGGGCGCGGCCTCGCCAGCCGATGTGTTCCTGACCGAGAATTCGCCCGCCATGGCGCTCGTTGAGGCTGCCGGCCTGTTCGCGCCGGTCGACGCCGACACGCTGGCGCAGGTGCCGCAGGAGTACCAGCCGGCCACCGGCAAATGGGTCGGCGTTGCCGCCCGCAGCACCGTCTTTGCCTATGACAAGACCAAGCTCAAGGAAGACCAGTTGCCCAAGTCACTGATCGACCTCGCCGATCCGAGCTGGAAGGGCCGCTGGGCCGCCTCTCCATCGGGCGCCGATTTCCAGGCCATCGTCAGCGCGCTGCTACAGCTGAAGGGCGAGCCCGCCACGACCGACTGGCTGAAGGCGATGAAGGAGAACTTCACCGCCTACAAGGGCAACAACACCGTGATGAAGGCGGTCAATGCTGGCGAGATCGAAGGCGGCGTGATCTACCACTATTACTATTTCGGCGATCAGGCCAAGACCGGCGAGAACAGCAAGAACGTCGCGCTCCACTATTTCAAGAACCAGGATCCGGGCGCCTTCGTTTCGATCTCCGGCGGCGGCGTGCTGGCTTCGAGCAAGTACCCGAAGGAAGCCCAGGCGTTCCTGAAATGGGTGACCGGCAAAGGTGGCCAGGACGTGCTGAAGAACGGCACCTCCTTCGAATACGCGGTCGGCAAGGGCGCTGACTCCAACCCAAAGCTGGTGCCGCTGGCCGACCTGCAGGCGCCGAAAGTCGATCCGACGACGCTGAACTCCAAGAAAGTGACCGATCTGATGACGGCAGCCGGCTTGCTTTAG